A stretch of the Aegilops tauschii subsp. strangulata cultivar AL8/78 chromosome 4, Aet v6.0, whole genome shotgun sequence genome encodes the following:
- the LOC141021335 gene encoding uncharacterized protein codes for MATSIVRGVQPLQFRGLPMWHYNGEDDASRCGRKGPDTLAALATILADLYKGEKEEFTRLKRREGFSMYNPPNWEWRKVIAGIHSPAPQPEDHNRDLDPGFEEDPDIFVELKEGVFYQASYDGPDVAIMADYPGLLPASYGRRSARHASSEASHKRTAPAPGGSSKRKANDDTAEPSSRRYGLKYAP; via the exons atggcgacttccatagtgcgaGGTGTCCAGCCGCTCCAATTCAGAGGGCTCcctatgtggcactacaatggggaagatgacgcctcacgCTGCGGACGAAAGGGTCCGGACACCCTCGCCGCCCTGGCCACAATATTGGCCGATCtgtacaaaggggagaaagaggagttcactcgTCTTAAGCGGCGAgagggattttccatgtacaatccccCTAACTGG GAATGGCGGAAGGTTATCGCGGGGATCCATAGCCCCGCTCCACAGCCGGAGGACCATAACCGGGACCTCgatcccggattcgaagaggatccagacatatttgtagagctcaaggagggagtcttctaccaggcgagctatgatggccCAGATGTGGCCATCATGGCCGATTATCCTGGCCTCCTTCCTGCCTCATAT gggaggcgctcgGCGCGCCATGCTTCCTCAGAGGCGTCTCATAAGAGGACGGCGCCTGCGCCAGGCGggtcttcgaagaggaaggcaaatgaCGACACGGCCGAGCCTTCATCAAGGAGGTATGGCCTTAAATATGCCCCCTAG
- the LOC109757078 gene encoding probable carboxylesterase 8, with protein MDPYKYLNIRFNPDGSLTRNAQAKLLPAAPSGEPVAVTTADGGPARRIVHSNDVPLDDAKGTSVRLFVPGLAAAPRSGRLPLIVYFHGGGYVLFRAASEPFHNNAAVLAATVPTAVASVDYRLAPEHRLPAAFDDAVDAVRWVRSYAAESPGRPIFIMGCHNGASIAFRAALAAVDEGVELRGLILNQAHHSGVERTAAEAASVDDRVLPLPANDLLWELALPLGTDRDHEYCNPEAMLAGVGAERLRRLPPCLVLGRKKDPPRDRQRVLVHALRKAGVAVEAQMDGAGYHAMELFKTNCAEEFNAQVTDFVRRHAGDGDGVDVYAARSRL; from the coding sequence ATGGACCCGTACAAGTACCTCAACATCCGCTTCAACCCGGACGGCTCGCTCACCCGCAACGCCCAGGCGAAGCTCCTCCCGGCGGCGCCGTCGGGGGAGCCCGTCGCGGTCACCACCGCGGACGGCGGCCCCGCGCGCCGCATTGTCCACTCCAACGACGTCCCGCTCGACGACGCCAAGGGCACGAGCGTGCGCCTCTTCGTGCCGGGCCTGGCCGCGGCGCCTCGCAGCGGCAGGCTGCCGCTGATCGTCTACTTCCACGGCGGCGGCTACGTGCTCTTCCGCGCGGCCTCCGAGCCGTTCCACAACAACGCCGCGGTCCTGGCCGCCACCGTGCCCACCGCCGTCGCCTCCGTAGACTACCGCCTCGCGCCCGAGCACCGCCTCCCCGCCGCCTTCGACGACGCCGTCGACGCGGTCAGGTGGGTGCGTTCGTACGCCGCCGAGTCGCCGGGCAGGCCCATCTTCATAATGGGCTGCCACAACGGGGCCAGCATCGCGTTCcgggcggcgctggcggcggtggacgagggcgtggAGCTGCGGGGGTTGATACTGAACCAGGCGCACCACAGCGGCGTGGAGAggacggcggcggaggcggcgtcgGTGGACGACCGCGTCCTGCCGCTGCCGGCGAACGACCTGCTCTGGGAGCTCGCGCTACCGCTGGGCACCGACCGGGACCACGAGTACTGCAACCCGGAGGCCATGCTGGCCGGCGTCGGAGCGGAGCGGCTGCGGAGGCTGCCGCCGTGCCTGGTGCTGGGCCGTAAGAAGGACCCGCCGAGGGACCGGCAGAGGGTGCTGGTGCATGCGCTGCGGAAGGCCGGGGTGGCCGTGGAGGCGCAGATGGACGGCGCCGGGTACCACGCGATGGAGCTGTTCAAGACTAACTGCGCCGAGGAGTTCAACGCGCAGGTGACGGACTTCGTCCGCCGGCAcgccggcgacggcgacggcgtcgacgTATACGCTGCGAGGAGCAGGCTGTGA